A region of the Ignavibacteriota bacterium genome:
TTTTGTGTTGCGCAAACTGCGGATGCTTCCGTGGTCGGTCGTGATGACAATCGTCGCGTTCTTCTGACGCGAAAGCGTGCGCAACATTCCGAGTAACGACGAGTGCATAAACCACGATTTCGTCAGCGAGCGATACGCCGATTCGTTCGGCGCAATTTCTTTCAGCAGTTGTGAATCGGAGCGACCGTGCGCGAGCATGTCAACAAAGTTCACAACGATTGCGGTGAGTTTGTTGTTCATAAATGAAAGAATATTCTGTTCGATGCCGCGCCCGTAATCCGGGTCGAGTATCTTCACATACTTCGATTCGGGTTTGAGATTGATTTTCCGCCGCTGTAATAAATTGTTGAGGAAGTCCGGCTCGTGCTTGTTGTGGCTGTTATCGTCGTCTTCCCACTTCTCCCAGATTTCCGGAAAGCGGACTTCGATTTCATCGGGGAACGCGCCGGAGAAAATTGCGTTGCGGGAGTACGGCGTCGCCGTCGGGAGAATCGAATAATAAAAATCTTTCGAGATAGTGAAATACTCGCGCAGAACTTCTTCAAACATCAGCCATTGGTCGAGCCGCATACAATCAATGACGAAGAGAAAGACCGATTTGTTTTCCTGCAGTTCCGGGATAACGAACCGGTCAACGACATCGAGTGAAAGAGCGGGACGTTCTTTCTGTTCAAGCCAGTTCCGGTAATTCCGTTCGATGAATTTTGAAAACTCCACGTTGCACTCACGCACCTGGTCGGCGAGCGTTTGTTGCAAGCCCGATTCGGGATGCGCGTCCAACTCGATACTCCAATCGGAAATCTTTTCGTACAACCGAATCCACTCATCCGCATCGAGCGGCGATTGGAGCGCGATGGAAATATCCTGCAACTCTTTGATGTAATCGCGCGATACATATTGCTCGGCGATTTTCTTTCCTTCAAGAAATTTTTTGCATGTCAGGAGAATCTGACTTGGGTTCACCGGCTTCGTCAGGTAGTCACTGATTTTTGTGCCGATGGCATCTTCCATCAATCCCTCAGTTTCGTTCTTTGTCACCATGACAACGGGCAACTCAGGACGAACATCTTTGATGAGGGAAAGCGTTTGCAATCCCCCCATCCCCGCCATCATTTCATCGAGGAAGACGAGGTCAAACCGTTTCGAGCGGACGAGGTCAATCGCGTCTTCACCGTTCGTTGCGGTTTCGACGACGTAGCCCTTTTCTTTGAGGAAAAAAATATGTGAGCGAAGCAGGTCAATTTCATCATCAACCCAGAGAATGTTGCCTTTTGAGATGTTCATGCGATGTGAAAATACAGATTTGATAAGTGAGAAACAAAGTGAATTCGTTTCTTCAACAGCGAAGCGGGCGGAGAAATTCCCCACTCATTTTTTATTCCATTTTCCGAGCAAGAACTCTGTTGAGCGTTGTGTGAAGTCTGTAATATTTGCTTGACGTAAATGTGGCAGGTGTCCGCCATTTGGGAAAATCCAAAGCCTGCTATTGGGAATATGTTGTTTCATTTCTAATGCCTGGTCTAACGGAATAAAGTCGTTGTCACCATGCACGATTAACCAATTTGCAGTTATTAAGTTTAACATATCGGGCGTAAATGCAGGGTCTCCGTATGCTCTTCTGAATTGCCAAAACTGCCTTGCTTGCAACAGCGCTTTTTCATATCCATGATTCTTCGAGGCACGCTCGAGATAAGCAGGCTTAGCGCTGTCAGAACCATCTGCAATTATCCATTCTCGCACTCTCTTGTCAATATATATTTGCGCTCCAACTGTGATAACGTTTTTAAATTTATTCGGCTTCATATAATTCGCGTAGAGAAGAGTCATCCCGCCGGCGCTTGCGCCAATTGCATTGGCGGTATCTATGTGTAGATAATCCATAAGAGCAAGAACGATGTTAGCATACTCACCATGTTTAAACTCCACATCATCCTTTTTGTAGATGTCGGAGCGACCATGACCAATCATATCAACAGCAATTACACGAAAATGCTTGGAGTAACTTTCAAAGTAGGGCTTCCATGAATCTGCTGTACCGTTGAAGTTGTGAAGAAGTAAGAGCGGTTCACCCTGACCAATATCTTCGTAGTAAATTTTCGTTCCGTTGTAATCATAGAATTTCCCTGTTTCGGAAACCGGTACCTGGGAAAAACCCACAGAACATAGGATGAAGAACAAGAAGGTTGTGATTAACTGTCTCATATAATGATAATAATAAATGTGTACGTTCCCCCTTCACCGGAAAAATTATGGAGCGAGGGGAACAAGAAAAAGTTGATGTGAATAATAAGGAATCCAACATATTCAAACAAGTTGGTTGAAGAACTGTCTCGTTTTTTCCCAATTCTTAGGGTTACCTAAGGATTGATGAGTCAAACA
Encoded here:
- a CDS encoding response regulator; the encoded protein is MNISKGNILWVDDEIDLLRSHIFFLKEKGYVVETATNGEDAIDLVRSKRFDLVFLDEMMAGMGGLQTLSLIKDVRPELPVVMVTKNETEGLMEDAIGTKISDYLTKPVNPSQILLTCKKFLEGKKIAEQYVSRDYIKELQDISIALQSPLDADEWIRLYEKISDWSIELDAHPESGLQQTLADQVRECNVEFSKFIERNYRNWLEQKERPALSLDVVDRFVIPELQENKSVFLFVIDCMRLDQWLMFEEVLREYFTISKDFYYSILPTATPYSRNAIFSGAFPDEIEVRFPEIWEKWEDDDNSHNKHEPDFLNNLLQRRKINLKPESKYVKILDPDYGRGIEQNILSFMNNKLTAIVVNFVDMLAHGRSDSQLLKEIAPNESAYRSLTKSWFMHSSLLGMLRTLSRQKNATIVITTDHGSIRSLRNTKVVADRDASTNLRYKFGRNLKCDERHAIFVKNPKDFRLPRRGLTINYLIAKEDFYFVYPTDFHKYVTQYRDSFQHGGISMEEMILPAIKLLPKL
- a CDS encoding alpha/beta hydrolase, which translates into the protein MRQLITTFLFFILCSVGFSQVPVSETGKFYDYNGTKIYYEDIGQGEPLLLLHNFNGTADSWKPYFESYSKHFRVIAVDMIGHGRSDIYKKDDVEFKHGEYANIVLALMDYLHIDTANAIGASAGGMTLLYANYMKPNKFKNVITVGAQIYIDKRVREWIIADGSDSAKPAYLERASKNHGYEKALLQARQFWQFRRAYGDPAFTPDMLNLITANWLIVHGDNDFIPLDQALEMKQHIPNSRLWIFPNGGHLPHLRQANITDFTQRSTEFLLGKWNKK